In the genome of Bacteroidota bacterium, one region contains:
- a CDS encoding glycoside hydrolase family 31 protein, translating into MFTQTKYSNKFYPDAVLEVKKEGNFFIFNTSETILEVKVMTDKIIRFRYAADGFFQKDFSYAVSKYFEEKLVELHFIEDNSNYYIQTQSITCKISKADIKITMLDKQNNIIFQDEAGFHWQHYLQKGGKINYCSKVIQPDEYFYGLGDKPTEMNLRGMYFENYGMDTYGFQKDSDPLYKNIPFYMGVHNKGKIGYGIFYDNSFRTIFDFGKGNKEILSFYARGGEMNYYFIYGPDLLKVVEQYSTLTGKPELPPMWSLGYHQCKWSYFPESKVREIASEFRKRKIPCDAIYLDIDYMEGFRCFTWSKEYFPDPKKMIGDLANEGFKTVVIIDPGIKIDKDYWVWQEAIAKDYFCKRADGTLMEGDVWPGKCHFPDFTNPAVREWWSSLFKGLVEAGVRGVWNDMNEPAVFEIGTFPEDVRHDYDGNPCSHRKAHNVYGMQMARATQKGIKRYLQPNRPFVITRSGYSGLQRYSSVWTGDNIATWEHLWIASMQCLRLSVSGVSFCGSDVGGFIGEPDGELYTRWIQLAAFHPFFRTHSAGNETKIDQEPWSFGSKYEYIIKKFIHLRYQLLPYMYTAFWQNSTYGTPILRPLAFIDQADTETLYRNDEFAVGDHILICPVMRPGISERTVYIPRGNWFNIWNDHEYSGGKEHLVGCPIDRMPVFIKAGAVIPQWPKQQYVGEIESPEISLHVYYTKDGEVMSVLYEDAGDNYGYRMGLYHLHKFFVNGNNKKLIISHILEGMLEEQSNKNFKVVVHGLPFTCREYVIDGKNYKIAGKNMAVGTIKFKVDKDFKRIILR; encoded by the coding sequence ATGTTTACACAAACCAAATACTCCAATAAGTTTTATCCAGATGCAGTTTTAGAAGTAAAAAAAGAAGGCAATTTTTTTATATTTAATACCAGCGAAACTATTTTAGAAGTAAAGGTAATGACGGACAAAATTATAAGGTTTCGTTATGCTGCCGATGGTTTTTTTCAAAAAGATTTTAGCTATGCCGTAAGTAAATATTTCGAAGAAAAATTAGTAGAGCTTCATTTTATTGAAGACAACTCAAACTACTATATACAAACACAATCAATAACCTGTAAAATAAGCAAGGCCGATATAAAAATAACCATGCTCGATAAGCAGAACAATATAATCTTTCAGGACGAAGCAGGTTTTCATTGGCAACATTATTTACAAAAAGGCGGTAAAATAAATTACTGCAGCAAGGTTATTCAGCCCGATGAATATTTTTATGGCTTAGGCGATAAGCCAACAGAAATGAACTTGCGCGGAATGTATTTTGAAAACTATGGAATGGATACCTATGGTTTTCAAAAAGACTCCGACCCCTTGTATAAAAACATCCCCTTTTACATGGGCGTGCACAATAAAGGTAAAATAGGCTATGGTATATTTTATGACAACTCCTTCCGTACCATTTTCGATTTTGGAAAAGGCAATAAAGAAATATTGAGCTTTTATGCCCGCGGTGGCGAAATGAATTATTACTTTATTTATGGTCCCGATTTACTAAAAGTAGTAGAGCAATATTCAACCTTAACAGGAAAGCCCGAACTGCCACCTATGTGGAGTTTAGGTTATCACCAATGCAAGTGGAGTTATTTCCCTGAGAGTAAAGTAAGAGAAATAGCATCAGAGTTTCGCAAACGCAAAATACCTTGCGATGCCATTTATTTAGACATAGATTACATGGAAGGGTTCAGGTGTTTTACCTGGAGTAAAGAATACTTTCCCGACCCTAAAAAAATGATTGGCGACCTGGCCAACGAAGGATTTAAAACAGTAGTCATTATAGACCCCGGTATAAAAATAGACAAAGATTATTGGGTGTGGCAAGAAGCTATTGCCAAAGATTATTTTTGTAAAAGAGCCGATGGTACTTTAATGGAAGGCGATGTTTGGCCCGGTAAATGCCATTTCCCCGACTTTACCAACCCTGCCGTACGCGAGTGGTGGAGCAGTTTGTTTAAAGGTTTGGTGGAAGCAGGCGTACGTGGTGTTTGGAACGACATGAACGAACCAGCCGTATTTGAAATTGGTACTTTTCCTGAAGATGTTCGCCATGATTACGATGGCAACCCTTGCAGCCACAGAAAAGCACATAATGTATATGGTATGCAAATGGCACGCGCTACCCAAAAAGGTATAAAACGTTATTTACAACCCAACAGGCCTTTTGTAATTACCCGTTCAGGTTATAGTGGTTTGCAACGTTACTCAAGCGTTTGGACAGGTGATAATATAGCCACTTGGGAACATTTATGGATAGCCAGTATGCAGTGCCTACGTTTAAGTGTAAGCGGTGTTTCCTTTTGCGGAAGCGATGTAGGAGGTTTTATTGGTGAACCCGATGGGGAGTTGTATACCCGTTGGATACAGTTAGCCGCTTTTCATCCGTTTTTTAGAACACACAGCGCAGGCAACGAAACCAAAATAGACCAGGAGCCTTGGAGTTTTGGCAGTAAGTATGAGTATATAATAAAAAAGTTTATTCATTTACGTTACCAGTTATTGCCTTATATGTACACTGCCTTTTGGCAAAACAGTACCTACGGAACACCAATACTACGCCCTTTGGCGTTTATTGACCAAGCAGATACAGAAACATTATACCGCAACGATGAATTTGCCGTAGGCGATCACATACTGATTTGCCCAGTAATGCGCCCCGGCATAAGCGAACGTACTGTATACATACCACGTGGCAATTGGTTTAACATATGGAACGACCACGAGTATAGTGGAGGTAAAGAACATTTAGTAGGATGCCCTATTGACAGGATGCCTGTGTTTATAAAAGCAGGAGCCGTTATTCCGCAATGGCCCAAACAACAATACGTGGGCGAAATAGAATCGCCAGAAATTAGTTTACATGTGTACTACACCAAAGATGGAGAAGTAATGAGCGTATTGTACGAAGATGCAGGCGACAATTATGGCTACCGTATGGGCCTATACCATTTGCATAAATTCTTTGTAAATGGTAATAACAAAAAACTAATCATATCGCATATTTTAGAAGGTATGCTGGAAGAGCAAAGCAATAAAAACTTTAAAGTAGTAGTACATGGTTTACCTTTTACTTGTAGAGAGTATGTAATAGATGGAAAGAACTATAAAATAGCAGGAAAAAACATGGCAGTGGGTACCATTAAATTTAAAGTGGATAAAGATTTTAAACGTATCATTTTACGTTAA
- a CDS encoding glycosyltransferase family 4 protein, which translates to MQKRPKVLMFGWEFPPVISGGLGIACLGLCKALSPLAEVKMIIPKSVPDFKIPNIELIGLNAFSKEQLRELFNKQPNYGHSGFNTHQIDAGVNPYTKIRDDESVNQKFYDVYREDVAPFEIDALYAGDVIKKAIEFSRISVQYALRQDFDVIHAHDWMTFLPAIELKIRTGKPMVLHVHSLEYDRSGESSKNWVYDLEKRAMHLADRIIPVSHYTGSICHKHYDVPEFKICPIHNGVEAVNKTIKKSPHKDKLVIFFGRITMQKGPEYFVEAARIVLERHANVKFVMAGSGDLHKPLIEKIASYGLGDRFYFTGFLNKQKLNELLAISDVYCMPSVSEPFGLSAVEAVQYGLPVIMSKTSGAGEVLPSALKIDFWDTHKLAQYIIASLDYEGLHDEIVNKAAIDLKDITWENTAKKVIKIYESIIP; encoded by the coding sequence ATGCAAAAACGACCAAAAGTATTGATGTTTGGATGGGAGTTTCCACCTGTTATAAGTGGTGGTTTAGGAATAGCATGTTTGGGTTTATGTAAAGCACTTTCACCACTGGCTGAAGTGAAAATGATAATTCCTAAAAGTGTTCCTGATTTTAAAATACCAAATATTGAATTAATAGGATTAAACGCTTTTAGTAAAGAACAATTACGCGAACTTTTTAACAAACAACCTAACTACGGTCATAGTGGATTTAACACGCACCAGATAGATGCAGGTGTAAACCCTTATACCAAAATAAGGGATGATGAAAGCGTTAATCAAAAATTTTACGATGTATATCGGGAAGATGTAGCGCCTTTTGAAATAGATGCTTTATATGCGGGCGATGTAATAAAAAAAGCCATTGAGTTTTCGCGCATTTCTGTTCAGTATGCTTTGCGACAAGATTTTGATGTAATACATGCACATGACTGGATGACTTTTTTACCTGCCATTGAGTTAAAAATACGTACGGGTAAACCTATGGTTTTACATGTACACTCATTGGAATATGATAGGTCGGGCGAAAGTAGTAAGAACTGGGTTTACGATTTGGAAAAAAGGGCTATGCATTTGGCTGATAGAATTATACCTGTTAGCCATTATACAGGCAGTATTTGCCATAAGCATTACGATGTGCCTGAGTTTAAAATATGCCCTATTCACAATGGTGTAGAGGCGGTAAATAAAACCATTAAGAAAAGTCCGCACAAGGATAAGCTGGTTATTTTTTTTGGTAGAATAACCATGCAAAAAGGGCCTGAATATTTTGTAGAGGCAGCGCGTATAGTTTTGGAACGACATGCTAATGTAAAATTTGTAATGGCCGGTAGTGGCGACTTACACAAACCATTAATTGAAAAAATTGCTTCGTATGGCTTAGGCGATAGGTTTTATTTTACCGGCTTTTTAAATAAACAAAAGTTAAACGAACTATTGGCTATTAGCGATGTGTATTGTATGCCTAGTGTAAGTGAGCCTTTTGGCTTAAGTGCAGTTGAAGCGGTGCAATATGGGTTGCCTGTAATTATGAGTAAAACGAGTGGTGCCGGAGAGGTATTACCAAGTGCACTTAAAATTGATTTTTGGGATACGCATAAACTGGCTCAATATATTATTGCTTCGCTGGATTATGAAGGTTTGCATGACGAAATAGTAAACAAAGCTGCTATTGATTTAAAAGATATTACCTGGGAAAACACAGCCAAAAAGGTAATTAAAATATATGAGTCAATTATTCCATAA
- a CDS encoding glycoside hydrolase family 57 protein, translated as MPSICFYFQVHQPYRLREYTFFDIGQNHDYFDDAKNRQVLDKVSERCYLPTNRMMLDLIKKHKGDFKISYSISGVALEQFETWRPDVLQSFKDLAATGCVEFISETYYHSLAYIFSKDEFKRQVEKHKALLKKHFNYEPKVFRNTELQYNNELAKFIEDLGYEAIICEGVDRLLQGRSPNYLYKAPNVNKIKSLLKNYQLSDDIAFRFSNQGWESWPLTADKFADWCHQIAGHGETINLFMDYETFGEHQWANTGIFDFMWHLPEYILKHKDFTFKTTSETAEAYTVRDVYDAHELTSWADMERDLSAWLGNPMQDESIAKIYAIEKRVYDSKNKAMIDTWQKMLTSDHFYYMCTKFWSDGDVHKYFSPYESPYDAYIFFMNAYSDFLMELDKLDQV; from the coding sequence ATGCCGTCAATTTGTTTTTACTTCCAAGTTCATCAGCCTTACAGATTAAGGGAATATACTTTTTTTGATATAGGGCAAAACCACGACTATTTTGATGATGCAAAAAACAGGCAGGTTTTAGATAAGGTAAGTGAGCGTTGCTATTTGCCCACTAACCGCATGATGCTTGATTTAATTAAAAAGCACAAAGGCGATTTTAAAATAAGTTATTCTATTAGTGGTGTGGCTTTGGAACAATTTGAAACATGGCGACCTGATGTATTGCAAAGTTTTAAAGATTTGGCAGCTACGGGTTGTGTTGAGTTTATTAGTGAAACGTATTACCACTCCTTAGCCTATATTTTTAGCAAGGACGAGTTTAAACGTCAAGTAGAAAAACACAAAGCGCTCCTTAAAAAACATTTTAACTATGAACCCAAAGTATTTAGAAATACGGAATTGCAATACAACAATGAGTTGGCTAAATTTATTGAAGACCTGGGTTACGAAGCCATTATTTGCGAAGGAGTTGACAGGCTTTTACAAGGCCGCTCGCCTAATTATTTATACAAGGCGCCTAACGTAAACAAAATAAAATCGTTGCTTAAAAACTACCAGTTAAGCGATGATATAGCTTTTCGTTTTAGCAACCAGGGTTGGGAAAGCTGGCCGTTAACGGCTGATAAATTTGCCGACTGGTGTCACCAGATTGCAGGACATGGCGAAACCATTAATTTATTTATGGACTATGAAACCTTTGGCGAACACCAATGGGCTAATACGGGCATATTTGATTTTATGTGGCACTTACCTGAGTATATTTTAAAACATAAGGATTTTACTTTTAAAACTACTTCGGAAACAGCCGAAGCGTATACGGTGAGAGATGTATACGATGCACATGAGTTAACGAGTTGGGCAGATATGGAACGCGATTTATCGGCCTGGTTGGGTAACCCCATGCAGGACGAAAGCATTGCGAAAATTTATGCTATTGAAAAAAGGGTATACGACTCTAAAAACAAAGCCATGATTGATACTTGGCAAAAAATGCTTACGAGCGATCATTTTTATTATATGTGTACTAAGTTTTGGAGCGATGGTGATGTACACAAATATTTTAGCCCCTACGAAAGTCCTTACGATGCTTACATATTTTTCATGAATGCGTACAGTGATTTTTTAATGGAACTGGATAAACTTGACCAGGTTTAA
- a CDS encoding acyl-CoA desaturase translates to MPILIFFVSHWYLSLFSQTFYLHRYAAHKMFTMNKFWEKFFYIFTWFTQGASYLTPRPYAIMHRMHHAYSDTEKDPHSPHFFKEVLSMMKYTYHIFSGIHKNKFKFDVKFDRNFPEWKSIDWMANTWTSRILFSVGYIIFYVFFATQWWMYLLLPVHFLMGPVHGAIVNWAGHKYGYRNFGEKDQSKNTLVVDFLMLGELFQNNHHHAGARANFAAKWWEFDPVYPVIIILDKLRIIKLVRTK, encoded by the coding sequence ATGCCCATATTAATTTTCTTTGTATCTCATTGGTACTTATCCCTTTTTTCTCAAACATTCTATTTACACCGTTATGCTGCGCATAAAATGTTTACCATGAATAAATTTTGGGAAAAGTTCTTTTATATATTCACTTGGTTTACGCAAGGTGCTTCTTATTTAACACCTCGCCCCTACGCTATTATGCACCGTATGCACCATGCTTATAGCGATACGGAGAAAGACCCGCACTCTCCACACTTTTTTAAAGAGGTATTGAGTATGATGAAATATACGTACCATATTTTTAGTGGTATTCATAAAAACAAATTCAAGTTTGATGTAAAGTTTGACAGGAATTTTCCGGAATGGAAAAGCATAGACTGGATGGCTAATACCTGGACCAGTCGTATTTTATTCAGTGTGGGTTATATTATATTCTATGTATTTTTTGCTACGCAATGGTGGATGTATTTATTGTTACCTGTTCACTTTTTAATGGGACCTGTACATGGTGCTATTGTAAACTGGGCCGGACATAAATATGGTTACAGAAACTTTGGAGAAAAAGACCAATCTAAAAACACTTTGGTTGTTGATTTTTTAATGCTGGGTGAGTTATTTCAAAACAACCATCATCATGCTGGTGCCAGAGCTAACTTTGCTGCTAAATGGTGGGAATTTGACCCAGTATATCCTGTTATAATTATTTTAGATAAGCTAAGAATTATAAAACTGGTAAGAACTAAATAA
- the cmk gene encoding (d)CMP kinase: MKPIVVAIDGYSSCGKSTIAKELSKNLNYKYVDTGAMYRAVTLYFIQNKIDYKDIEEVKKALNDIFITFIIDPNTQIQETFLNGENIENEIRVNPRVAGYVSDVSAISEVRRFLVKQQQQLGKERAVIMDGRDIGTVVFPDAELKLFITADPNVRAQRRFAELAGKGKGTTLEEVLANLEKRDYIDSHRNDSPLMKAEDAIEIDNSHMTHEEQLELILNLVRQKKLA, translated from the coding sequence ATGAAACCAATTGTTGTAGCTATAGATGGATATTCATCATGCGGTAAAAGCACTATTGCTAAAGAATTATCAAAAAACTTAAACTATAAATACGTTGACACAGGTGCTATGTACAGGGCCGTTACTTTATACTTTATTCAAAATAAAATTGATTATAAAGATATAGAGGAGGTAAAAAAAGCCTTAAACGATATTTTTATAACCTTTATAATAGACCCCAATACCCAAATACAAGAAACATTTTTAAATGGTGAAAATATTGAAAATGAAATAAGAGTAAACCCCAGGGTAGCAGGTTATGTAAGCGATGTAAGTGCTATTAGCGAAGTAAGACGCTTTTTAGTAAAACAACAACAACAACTAGGTAAAGAAAGAGCCGTAATAATGGATGGCCGCGATATAGGCACTGTTGTGTTCCCCGATGCAGAATTAAAATTGTTTATTACAGCTGACCCCAATGTAAGAGCCCAACGCAGGTTTGCAGAGTTAGCCGGAAAAGGAAAAGGCACCACGCTTGAAGAAGTATTAGCCAATTTAGAAAAACGCGATTATATTGATTCACACAGAAACGATTCGCCACTGATGAAAGCAGAGGATGCTATTGAAATAGACAATAGCCACATGACACACGAAGAACAATTAGAATTGATTTTAAATTTAGTAAGACAGAAAAAACTGGCTTAA
- the porQ gene encoding type IX secretion system protein PorQ: protein MRKSILVCFLVISTMVNAQRGGIGSFEFLNMHANARIAALGGSAIATPDNDASLVIQNPSLLTAKMDKQLTMNYQRYVADMGLGYFGYAFNTKSAGPLMVGVQYLNYGTFDKKDIDNTSLGSFAASDFAFHLSTSRIMNKWNIGATGKFIYSTLESYTSLGFAADVAASYRSRDSLFLLTAVANNVGYQITTYTGTSRQQYPLNLQVGFSKKFAHNPLRISVIAHDLQKIGDLLYQNSAKNSRNVDLVTGLPIQEDFNALSFAMSHLIVNTELVFGQGFMLRFGYNDLRRRELTLPDARSWAGFSWGFGLKVRKFMFSYGSASFYSGNATNHFTIVTNLQEFYKKKKE from the coding sequence ATGAGAAAAAGTATTTTAGTTTGTTTTTTAGTAATATCCACCATGGTTAATGCACAACGCGGAGGAATAGGCTCCTTCGAGTTTTTAAATATGCATGCAAATGCACGCATTGCCGCTTTGGGTGGAAGTGCTATTGCCACACCCGATAATGATGCCAGTTTAGTTATTCAAAACCCATCATTATTAACGGCTAAAATGGATAAACAACTTACTATGAACTACCAGCGTTATGTAGCCGATATGGGTTTAGGTTATTTTGGATATGCTTTTAATACCAAATCAGCAGGACCCTTAATGGTTGGTGTTCAATATTTAAATTACGGTACTTTTGATAAGAAAGATATTGACAATACCAGCTTAGGTTCATTTGCCGCCAGCGATTTTGCATTCCATTTAAGTACATCGCGTATTATGAATAAATGGAATATTGGCGCTACAGGTAAATTTATTTATTCCACTTTAGAAAGTTATACAAGCCTAGGTTTTGCAGCCGATGTAGCAGCCAGTTACCGTAGCCGCGATAGTTTGTTTTTATTAACAGCAGTAGCCAATAATGTTGGTTACCAGATAACTACTTATACAGGCACTTCACGCCAACAATATCCGCTAAACCTACAGGTTGGTTTTAGTAAAAAGTTTGCACACAATCCCTTACGTATTTCTGTTATTGCCCACGACTTACAAAAAATTGGCGATTTACTATACCAGAACTCGGCAAAAAATAGCCGCAATGTCGATTTGGTAACCGGTTTGCCCATTCAGGAAGATTTTAACGCTCTTAGTTTTGCCATGAGCCATTTAATTGTAAATACAGAATTGGTTTTTGGGCAAGGGTTTATGTTGCGTTTTGGTTACAATGATTTAAGAAGAAGAGAATTGACTTTACCCGATGCAAGAAGTTGGGCAGGTTTTAGTTGGGGTTTTGGTTTAAAAGTACGAAAATTTATGTTTTCGTATGGAAGCGCATCTTTTTATTCAGGAAATGCTACCAATCATTTCACAATTGTTACTAACTTGCAAGAGTTTTACAAAAAGAAAAAAGAATGA
- a CDS encoding inorganic phosphate transporter, translating to MFGLDPTITFLLILCLVAACAFEFINGFHDTANAVATVIYTNSLKPWVAVVWSGIWNSVGVFAGGITVAMGISNLLPIEVLIDPNIYHSIALIMALLLTAIIWNLGTWYYGIPCSSSHTLVGSILGVGLAYSFIAEKSGSFVNWSKAGDIGLSLLFSPLIGFSLAVLLMYILRMSIRNKAIFKAPKSNDPPPFWIRMILLLTCTGVSYSHGSNDGQKGVGLVMLILIAIVPAYFAINPKIDIGKVKQGIVVVDSVMATASRNKMAKEDSLEVAKIQEISSSLSSKLVTPMDSLSVEDKFAIRKNVIKLGKEVEKIKLSKDITLSETDKLSLKAAVSNIKGITEYSPKWVILMISISLGLGTMVGWKRIVKTIGEKIGKQHLTYAQGAASELVAASTIGLATGLGLPVSTTQVLSSGIAGSMVASKGIKNLQGKTIKNIAIAWILTLPVTIVLAGGLFLLFRAMAG from the coding sequence ATGTTTGGATTAGACCCAACTATTACATTTTTACTTATTCTTTGTTTAGTGGCCGCTTGCGCCTTTGAATTTATCAACGGCTTTCATGATACGGCAAATGCTGTAGCCACAGTTATTTACACCAATTCTCTTAAACCTTGGGTAGCCGTTGTTTGGAGTGGAATTTGGAATAGTGTTGGCGTTTTTGCCGGAGGTATTACGGTTGCAATGGGTATCAGCAATTTACTTCCTATTGAAGTTTTAATAGACCCTAATATTTATCACAGTATTGCACTTATAATGGCATTATTACTTACTGCTATTATCTGGAATTTAGGCACTTGGTATTATGGTATACCTTGCTCTAGCTCTCACACCTTGGTTGGAAGTATATTGGGCGTTGGTTTAGCTTACTCTTTTATAGCTGAAAAAAGCGGTAGTTTTGTAAACTGGAGCAAAGCGGGCGATATTGGTTTAAGTTTACTATTCTCTCCACTTATTGGTTTTAGTTTGGCTGTTTTATTAATGTACATTCTTAGAATGTCGATTAGAAACAAAGCTATTTTCAAAGCACCCAAATCAAACGACCCTCCTCCGTTTTGGATTAGAATGATTTTACTTTTAACCTGTACTGGTGTAAGTTATAGCCACGGTAGTAATGATGGACAAAAAGGTGTTGGTTTGGTAATGCTTATATTAATTGCTATTGTTCCTGCATATTTTGCCATTAACCCTAAAATAGATATTGGTAAAGTAAAACAAGGTATTGTTGTGGTTGATTCGGTAATGGCTACAGCTTCAAGAAACAAAATGGCTAAAGAAGATAGTTTGGAAGTAGCAAAAATTCAGGAAATATCTTCTTCGCTTTCTAGTAAATTGGTTACTCCTATGGATTCATTATCGGTTGAAGACAAATTTGCTATTAGAAAAAACGTTATTAAATTAGGTAAAGAAGTTGAAAAAATAAAATTGAGTAAAGACATAACACTGAGTGAAACGGATAAACTAAGTTTAAAAGCCGCGGTAAGCAATATAAAAGGTATTACTGAGTATTCTCCTAAATGGGTTATTTTAATGATTTCTATATCGTTAGGATTAGGCACTATGGTTGGATGGAAACGTATTGTAAAAACCATTGGCGAAAAAATTGGTAAACAACATTTAACCTATGCACAAGGCGCAGCTTCTGAACTAGTAGCTGCCAGTACTATTGGATTGGCAACTGGTTTAGGATTACCTGTTAGTACTACACAAGTATTATCATCGGGTATAGCGGGTAGTATGGTGGCTAGTAAAGGTATTAAAAACTTACAGGGTAAAACTATTAAAAACATTGCCATCGCATGGAT